The Ovis canadensis isolate MfBH-ARS-UI-01 breed Bighorn chromosome 18, ARS-UI_OviCan_v2, whole genome shotgun sequence genome has a segment encoding these proteins:
- the MRPL46 gene encoding large ribosomal subunit protein mL46: MAAPTRRSVLGLARCWRRFESPWSLGSRSLTLAAAPSNSASPWRLLGALCLQRPPLVSKQLTPMQEEMAALLQQVEIERSLYSDHELRALDEAEQLAKKKSDLYEEDEKNILLVQDLEDMWEQKFLQFKPGARITDADVKNDRSSLHRKLDRNLILLVKEKLGDQDIWMLPQAEWQPGETLRQTAERTLATLSENNLEAKFLGNAPCGHYKFKFPQAVRAEGSLGAKIFFFKALLLTGDFSPAMEKGRHVWASKEELGDYLKPKYLAQVRRFLLDL; the protein is encoded by the exons ATGGCGGCGCCCACAAGGCGGAGTGTGTTAGGGCTGGCGAGGTGCTGGCGGCGGTTCGAGAGCCCCTGGAGTTTGGGTTCTCGTAGCTTGACCCTTGCGGCTGCACCGTCGAATAGCGCATCTCCATGGCGCCTGTTGGGTGCGTTGTGCCTGCAGCGGCCACCGCTGGTCTCGAAGCAGTTGACCCCAATGCAGGAAGAGATGGCAGCCCTGCTACAGCAG GTTGAGATAGAGAGAAGCCTATATTCAGACCATGAACTTCGTGCGTTGGATGAAGCTGAGCAACtggcaaagaaaaaaagtgacCTTTATGAAGAAGATGAGAAGAATATATTGCTGGTGCAGGACTTGGAAGACATGTGGGAGCAGAAATTCCTACAGTTCAAACCTGGAGCTCGAATAACAG ATGCTGACGTAAAGAATGACCGAAGCTCGCTGCATCGGAAGCTTGATAGGAACCTTATTCTGTTGGTCAAAGAGAAGCTTGGAGACCAGGACATTTGGATGCTGCCCCAGGCCGAGTGGCAACCCGGGGAGACCCTCCGCCAAACAGCTGAACGAACCCTGGCCACACTCTCAG AAAACAACCTGGAAGCCAAGTTCCTGGGAAATGCACCCTGCGGCCACTACAAGTTCAAGTTCCCCCAGGCAGTGCGGGCGGAGGGCAGCCTTGGGGCCAAGATCTTCTTCTTCAAAGCCCTGCTGCTAACCGGAGACTTTTCCCCGGCCATGGAGAAGGGCCGTCACGTGTGGGCCAGCAAGGAGGAACTGGGTGACTATTTGAAGCCAAAATACCTGGCCCAGGTTAGGAGGTTTCTCTTGGACCTCTGA